Part of the SAR324 cluster bacterium genome, CCCATAATTCCTTTTATGGATGAATAATTATTTTTTATGATCGCCAACGGTGCTTCACCGTTCCAGATCAATAAAATATTGAATGACCTTTTCTGATGGCTCAATCGCAAGTAAATCAGTGACAATTTCGGCAGAAGAGGCCAGTTTGGCTATTTCTGCCAGTAAGGTCAAATGAATTTCCGGATTACTGAACGGGCTGAGCAGGAGAAAAACCAGATGACATGGACTGTCCGATTCGCCAGGCCACAAAACACCTGCCGGAATCTGTGCAATCATACAGATTGGTTCAATCAATCCCCGGCACATCACATGCGGAACCGCAACACCATTGCTGAGGATCGTTGGAAAGGTCTGTTCACGATCCAGAATCTCTTTGAGAATAGCTTGTGCTGAAAGTATTGTTTCTCCAGATGAAAGAGTGGCAAGCATCCGGGTTAGAATGAATTCAGCCGAGCCTTCATGGAACCGTAAAATATGTTCCGGATGCAGAAAGAAGGGCAAATGATGCGCCCATTGCTTGAACAACAGAACATCACTTGAAGCTTCCAGATCCGGTCGGGAAGGTTCCAGGATGATCTCTGTGTCTCGCCTTACCAACAAGGGAATGGCTTCGTTGCGGATGTTTTTCAAAGCTCCGGGCAAGGTGCTATGCACAATGACGGCTTCACGATTTTTGAGGGCGTATCCCAGTTGTGAGGGTTTAGGCAGATTGCCCCATACGATCTTCCCCACACTTTCATTTTTTCCACTATCCGGTTCTTCATACAGTGATGTCCAGCGGAAAACATGATCTTTGCCGACCATTTCTGCCCAACGTTGACAAATCAATTGATTGAGATGACGATTGTCTGTCAGGGCCATCACGTTTCCAATGGTTGGAATCCACTCCGCTGGAATAGATTCGATGGACAGAGCATTGGCACTGTATGCCAGGAAACCTTCACGCTGTGCTTCAAGAATCGCATCCTGATTCAAATCAACCAGCAAACAGACATTTTGGGTGGTCTTGGTGATGAAATTGGCAATATTTCGGGCAAATGGATGAGCTCCAACAATGATCCAACCGTTTTTGGTCAAAGCTTTCACTTTGAGAAACCGGGCAACCGCGCCTGCGGTCAAGCCCTGGATAATCACACTGACACCAATAATACTAAACGTGAAGGATTGCAAAAAGGAGGCATGTTCCAGTCCCGTTTCTTTTAGCCGTAACGCAAACAACGAGGCCATGGAGCCAGCGACAATGCCTCTGGGGGACAACCAGGACAGAAACAAACGATCTCTGATGGAAAGGCTGGTGTTGAAGGTGCAGAAAACAATGCTGAGTGGACGGATTACCAAAAGCACTACCGCAATCAAAATCAATCCTCGCCATCCCAGCGCGGTAAAATCCTCAAGATGCAGTGTTGCCGAGAGTAAAATAAACAGCAGGGCAATGAACAATTCTGTCAATTCCGATTTGAACTGCTGGATATTTTTCAGGTGAGGCGGTTTATCCCATCCGAGGATAAATCCTGTGACAACCACGGTTAAAATTCCGGCTTCATGCACCATCAGATCGGACATGCCAAACAAAAACAACGCCATCGATAACACAAAGATGTTGGCATATTCACGCGGAATCCAGTCTTTTTTGAGAACAGTTATCAGCACTCCGCCCCCCAGTAAACCAATGCCGATACCAACCAGCAATCTTAAGCCAAACTGCTGAAACGGTAGCATTTCCGCATTGGAGGTACGATTGAACCACTCAAAACATAAAATGGCGATAAATACCCCAATCGGATCAATCAACACTCCTTCCCAATGTAGAATGTGGTGAAGTTTTTCCTTAATGCCAATCCGGTTGAGTAACGGGACAATCACGGTGGGGCCTGTCACAATGATCAAACTGCCAGCCAGCATGGAAAATGACATGGAATAACCGAACAGATAATACACGGTCATTGCCGTTCCAAACCAGGTGATCAGCACTCCGATGCTCAACAAACGCCAGATCACCGTCGAAGCTTTACGGATTCCATCAAGACTGAGAGACAAGCCACCTTCAAACAGAATGATTGCCACCCCGAGAGACACGATCATCTTCAAACCTGATTCCAAGGCTTCAGGATCAATGAGTCCAGCACCTTCAGGTCCCAGCAGAATGCCACCAATCAGCAATGGTACAATCGACGGTATCCGCAGATGTTTTGCGATAATCATCAGCGACACACCTGTGACCATTGAAATCACCAGTGTCGAGATGCGAAGATAGGACAAATCCATGGGAAAAGGCTCTTGTGAGATTATGGAGTGTTGATTACTTCCATTTCCGGTGTGACCTCAAAATGAAACATTCGGGGATCAATGGGTTGATTATAGGCCATTTCCAGAAATTCGATAATCCGGTAGTTTCCCTGATTATCCAGCAAAGCGACCGCTTTGATATCATAACTGGAAGAGTCGACCAGCAGTTGAAGAAGTTCCAGATTGGCTTCTGCCTGTTTGGGTTTCAATTCGACAATCAATCCCTTTGATTCAGCAGAAAACAGTTTTTTTGAAATGTTTTGTGCGGAAAAATCGTGTTGTAAATGGCCCTTTCCCAGCAAAAAAGCCAAGGCTGTTCCCTGAGTGACCTGGTCAAGTTGACGGATTGTGACATTTTCCAGTAAGGGATCAAATAACCACACGGTTGTTCCGTCCGTGACCAGCAACTGTTCATTGGGTTTGGCATAGTTCCACCGCATTTTGCCTACCCGTTGATAGGCTACAGTTCCCTCTGCCTTTTTGGGAGATGTTTCTGAACTGGAAAAGTAGTTGGTCTGGGTGAATTTTCCATGAAAGCTTTCGAGGCTTTGGTAACGCTGCTGAATGGCCTCAATGAGTCCTTCCTTCATCGGTGTTCCGGCATATACGGCAATCGGCCACAACAAACAAATGACTACCCGGAAAATTTGTGATTTCATGACAATTACCCTCGCTTGACTAAATGACGGAGAACTTTAACAAAACTATCCAAATGATTGTCCAGTTTATACAGGCTGTAAAGCCCGAAACAGAAAATGGCAGATGGAGGAATCCAGAGAATCTGGGGTGTGATTTTCTGACCACGGGTGATTTCTTTGGCTCCCATCCACAGGATATAATATACCAGCACCAGAATCAAAGCCCGCAGGTAGGCTCCGGAGCGTCCTCGTCTTGGATCCGCAACGCCAAGGGAAATGGCCCCCATCGCAAACGCCAGACAGGCCCAGGGGGTAGTGAGTCTGAGCATGAGTTCAATTTTTGATATTCGTGAAGGCATTTCCATGAGGTCCCTTGTTGACACACCCCAGATATGGCCACCTTTTTCGGCGGAAACGATGGTTGGAAGTTTAAAGGCATAATCCAGAGACTGAAACGCAATGGTTCGATAATCTCCTGTTTCCGGGTCACTGGAATAAACCATTCCATCAAACAGTCTCAGCACAATATCCTGCTGTTCTTCCCTGAAATCAATCACCCCACGGTCTGCCATCACCACCATGGATTCCGGTTTCAGTTCCTGATCAGTGATAAAAACCCCTTTCAATTCCCCTTTTTCATCTTTTCCCTGAACATACAGTACCTGATTATTGAAATCATAATTCAGCACTTTAGGCACAATGTTCTTGGATGTATGTGATTTCAGAACCTTGATCTTTTCCTCTTCAAACGCGGCAAACCCCGCTGGTTGCAACCAGATGGTCATGACATAGTTGCCAGCGGTAGCGAAGAAACCAAACACAACAATGGCGGACCCAATTTTCCAGAAACTCATTCCAGCGGCCCGCATGGCCGTGATTTCAAGCTCGGTGGAGAGGCGAACCATCAGAATGAATGCGGAAATGATCATTGCCAGTGGAAAAGTCACCGCCAGGAATTGGGGCATGCGGTAGATCAGCATCAGCAGTACACTGAAAACATTAACCCCTTTGGTGACAATGAGGTTGATCAGACGATATACCGTGTCCATGGACAGCACAAAAGTCAGCACCAGCAGACTCATGACATACGGCGCAAACAACTGGGCAAACAGGGAACGGAATACTATCATTGGCCACTACAATCGAATACGGTTTCGGATATCCCAGGCAACTTTCATGGCCTGTAAACCGTCAAGGGCAGATACTTTGGGAGGAACTTTATGCCTGAGCGCATACAGAAAACTCTGAATTTCTGTCATGAGCGCATCCCCTTTTTCCAGTTGGAAAGTTTCCGGTTTCAGATCTTCCGGTTTCAGATTTTCAGAAGGCGTGACTTGAAGTTTCCTGGCTTGTCCTGTTCCATAATCCAGCGACAGATATAAACCTTTCTGAAAAATCCGCATCTTTCTTTCGGCTTTGTCAGAAACACGGCTGGCTGTCAACACCGCCAGACATCCGCCCGGAAATTTCAAACGGGCATTTGCCAGATCGACACTGTTGGTCAAAATTGAAACTCCCGTGGCTTCCACATCACAGGGATATTCGCCAACCATTGCCAGCACGAGATCAATATCATGGATCATCACATCCAGAATGACATCCACATCCGTACTCCGTTTGGGAAAGGGGGAGATGCGGATGTTTTCAATGAATTGAGGATGTTGGACGTGCTGTTGAAATTCGGTAAACACGACATTGAAACGCTCCAGATGCCCGATCTGGAGACACAATTTGCTGGTGTTCGCCAGATCGTACAGGGCGTGAGCTTCATCCAGTGTCGCTGTGAACGGTTTTTCCAGTAATACATGAATCCCTCGTTCCAGAAAATCTTTGGCCACGGAATAATGTGCGACCGTAGGAACTACAATGCTCACCGCATCCACCTGATCCAGCAGCATTTTGTAATCTGAAAACCAGGGAACTGACAGTTCCTCACCAATTTCTTTGGCCCGGTCAGGATTTGCATCCACGACACCCACCAGTTCACAATCAGGAAGTTGCTTATATTTCTGGGCATGAAATCGTCCAAGGTATCCCACCCCCACAACACCCACTTTTAAAATTTTATCCATAGTCCTACCATTACTTATGAATTTCCTCATGCCCTTCAATGATTTTCTGAACCACAGAGGGATCGGCCAAGGTTGAAATATCGCCAAGACTTTCAGATTCGCCCGCTGCGATTTTTCTGAGAATCCGGCGCATGATTTTTCCACTGCGTGTTTTAGGCAGACCTGGAACAAACTGAATGACATCGACTGTTGCAATGGGGCCGATTTCATGGCGAACCAGAGCCACCAGTTCCTTCTCCAGTTCCTGTGATGGATGATGTCCGGTATTGAGGATCACAAACGCGTAAATTCCCTGACCTTTCAGCTCATGAGGAATTCCCACCACAGCCGCTTCTGCCACGTATTCATGAAGCACCAGGGCCGATTCAATCTCCGCTGTTCCGAGACGGTGTCCGGAAACATTGATGACATCATCCACCCTGCCAGTGATCCAGTAATAACCGTCTTCATCCCTGCGGCATCCATCTCCTGTAAAATAATATCCCGGATATTGGACAAAATAGGTGTTGTAAAAACGTTCTGAATCGCCATAAACTCCCCGCATTTGACCGGGCCAGGAGGCTTTGATACACAAATTTCCAGTTCCGGCACCTTCGATTTCCTTGCCGTTGTCATCCACCAGCACAGGCTGAATCCCAAAAAAAGGCAGGGTTGCTGAACCAGGTTTGGTTGTGGTGGCACCCGGCAACGGAGTGATGAGAATTCCACCTGTTTCTGTCTGCCACCAGGTATCCACAATCGGACATTTCTGTTTTCCAACCACGTTGTGGTACCACATCCAGGCTTCAGGATTGATGGGTTCCCCCACAGTTCCCAGCAATTTGAGCGAACTCAGATTCCGCTTCTCGACGTGACGGTTTCCTTCTTTGGCAATTGCCCGGATGGCAGTCGGAGCTGTATAAAAAATATTGACCTGGTGTTTATCAATAATGTCCCAGAAACGGCCCCAGTCCGGAAAATTCGGAATGCCTTCATACATGAGTGTGGTGGCACCATTCAGCAACGGCCCATATAAAATGTAGCTGTGTCCGGTGATCCAGCCAATGTCAGCCGTGCACCAGTAAGTATCGCCGTCATGATAGTCAAACACATATTGATGCGTGAGCGATGCATAGACCAGATAGCCGCCGGTGGTGTGCATCACCCCTTTGGGTTTACCCGTAGAACCGGAGGTATAGAGAATGAACAGTGGGTCTTCAGCATCCATTTCTTCTGGAGGACAAATGTATTTGATGTCTTTCGATGACATTTCTGTATGCCACCAACGATCTCTTGGCGTAGTGATGCTGACATGGGTTCCTGAATGTTTCACAATAATGCAGTGTTGCACATCGGTGTTTTCCAGAGCATCATCGCAAAACTGTTTGAGGGGAACCACATTCCCACCACGAAGTCCACCATCAGCGGTAATGACCATTTTGGGCTGACAATCCAGAATTCTGTTATGCAATGATTCCGCACTGAAGCCTCCAAAAACCACAGAATGAATCGCGCCAATACGGGCACAGGCCAGAACCGCGATTGCCAGTTCGGGAATCATTGGCATATACAGCACTACTCGATCGCCTTTTTTGATTCCAAACTTTTTCATCACATTGGCAAACTGGCAAACTTCACGGTGCAATTGCAGATAGGTGTAGGTGCGGGATACATGCGGGTCATCGCCTTCCCAGATCAGGGCCGCCTGGTTTTTTCTGGGGGTGGTCAAATGTCGGTCAAGGCAGTTCCACGAAGCATTGAGTTTTCCCTCAAGAAACCATTTCACTTCGGCTTTATGATAATCACATGCAGATACCTTTTTCCAGGGTTGGAACCAGTCAATTCGTTTGGATTGTTCAGCCCAGAATTTATCCGGTTCAGTCAAAGATTGTTGATACCATTGCTTGTAGGTTTCCTCATTGATCAGGGCGTTTTCTCGAAATTTTTCACCCGGTTCAAATACTTCGGACTGACTCATGGTTTCCTCTAAATTGAATTATTAACTCATTGGTGATCACGCCAAGTGGTATCACTTTATAAACAGGTTTTTGTTTATGGTAAAAAAGGAATGACCTGATTACCCAGGATCATACTGTAATGTTTGCTATTCCCTGTAATCAATTTCAATCCGTAATGTTTAGCGGTTGATGCGATCAGTGCGTCAGCCATTTCCATTGAAGGGCTCAAACAGAATTGTTCCACCCATATGCATGCCTGTTGTGAAATAGACTCTGTGATATGGATGACTTCTACTTCCCACTGGTTTAAAGCTTTTTTAAACCAGTGTAATTCCTGTTTGTTTCTCATACCACGCATTAGTTCCATCCATGTAACAGCAGATATTTGAAAACCTGGGCTCTCATGAATCAATCTCACAGCATTCGGATTTCCTTTGGATACCCAAATCAATACATCACTGTCCACTATCATGCAAATCGGCCTTTTCGTAGTTGTCGAATGTAAGCAGTTGGATCTTCCATATCCTTACGATCGTTCCACATGCCGATAAATCCGTTATCCTCATTTCCAACAACTTCTGAAAATAGCGGTGTCATTTTGATTTGTTTTCCTTGGAGTTCTAAAATCACCTCATCTCCACGATCTAAAGCATCAAGAATGCTTTGTGGTCGGGTTTGCAAATCATTGGCTGTCGCATGCATAGGGACTCCTTACATCAAATTTACATCCAGATGAAAACATATACTGTTCTTCTGAGATAGACAAAGGTTCAGTTGGATAAACCTTCAAGCTCCTGAATCTGTTGTTTGAGTGCGTCAATGGTTCTTTGAGAAGTTTCTACCTTTTCCCTGAGTTCTTCAACAACCTGTGCCGGAGCTTTTTGTAAAAAGCCCTCATTTTCGAGTTTTTTCTGATTTTTGCTCACAAAATCTTCTTCCTTTTTCAGATTTCGTTGCAACGATTC contains:
- the lolA gene encoding outer membrane lipoprotein chaperone LolA, which encodes MKSQIFRVVICLLWPIAVYAGTPMKEGLIEAIQQRYQSLESFHGKFTQTNYFSSSETSPKKAEGTVAYQRVGKMRWNYAKPNEQLLVTDGTTVWLFDPLLENVTIRQLDQVTQGTALAFLLGKGHLQHDFSAQNISKKLFSAESKGLIVELKPKQAEANLELLQLLVDSSSYDIKAVALLDNQGNYRIIEFLEMAYNQPIDPRMFHFEVTPEMEVINTP
- a CDS encoding type II toxin-antitoxin system VapC family toxin, with protein sequence MIVDSDVLIWVSKGNPNAVRLIHESPGFQISAVTWMELMRGMRNKQELHWFKKALNQWEVEVIHITESISQQACIWVEQFCLSPSMEMADALIASTAKHYGLKLITGNSKHYSMILGNQVIPFLP
- a CDS encoding LptF/LptG family permease, encoding MIVFRSLFAQLFAPYVMSLLVLTFVLSMDTVYRLINLIVTKGVNVFSVLLMLIYRMPQFLAVTFPLAMIISAFILMVRLSTELEITAMRAAGMSFWKIGSAIVVFGFFATAGNYVMTIWLQPAGFAAFEEEKIKVLKSHTSKNIVPKVLNYDFNNQVLYVQGKDEKGELKGVFITDQELKPESMVVMADRGVIDFREEQQDIVLRLFDGMVYSSDPETGDYRTIAFQSLDYAFKLPTIVSAEKGGHIWGVSTRDLMEMPSRISKIELMLRLTTPWACLAFAMGAISLGVADPRRGRSGAYLRALILVLVYYILWMGAKEITRGQKITPQILWIPPSAIFCFGLYSLYKLDNHLDSFVKVLRHLVKRG
- the acs gene encoding acetate--CoA ligase, whose protein sequence is MSQSEVFEPGEKFRENALINEETYKQWYQQSLTEPDKFWAEQSKRIDWFQPWKKVSACDYHKAEVKWFLEGKLNASWNCLDRHLTTPRKNQAALIWEGDDPHVSRTYTYLQLHREVCQFANVMKKFGIKKGDRVVLYMPMIPELAIAVLACARIGAIHSVVFGGFSAESLHNRILDCQPKMVITADGGLRGGNVVPLKQFCDDALENTDVQHCIIVKHSGTHVSITTPRDRWWHTEMSSKDIKYICPPEEMDAEDPLFILYTSGSTGKPKGVMHTTGGYLVYASLTHQYVFDYHDGDTYWCTADIGWITGHSYILYGPLLNGATTLMYEGIPNFPDWGRFWDIIDKHQVNIFYTAPTAIRAIAKEGNRHVEKRNLSSLKLLGTVGEPINPEAWMWYHNVVGKQKCPIVDTWWQTETGGILITPLPGATTTKPGSATLPFFGIQPVLVDDNGKEIEGAGTGNLCIKASWPGQMRGVYGDSERFYNTYFVQYPGYYFTGDGCRRDEDGYYWITGRVDDVINVSGHRLGTAEIESALVLHEYVAEAAVVGIPHELKGQGIYAFVILNTGHHPSQELEKELVALVRHEIGPIATVDVIQFVPGLPKTRSGKIMRRILRKIAAGESESLGDISTLADPSVVQKIIEGHEEIHK
- a CDS encoding cation:proton antiporter — translated: MDLSYLRISTLVISMVTGVSLMIIAKHLRIPSIVPLLIGGILLGPEGAGLIDPEALESGLKMIVSLGVAIILFEGGLSLSLDGIRKASTVIWRLLSIGVLITWFGTAMTVYYLFGYSMSFSMLAGSLIIVTGPTVIVPLLNRIGIKEKLHHILHWEGVLIDPIGVFIAILCFEWFNRTSNAEMLPFQQFGLRLLVGIGIGLLGGGVLITVLKKDWIPREYANIFVLSMALFLFGMSDLMVHEAGILTVVVTGFILGWDKPPHLKNIQQFKSELTELFIALLFILLSATLHLEDFTALGWRGLILIAVVLLVIRPLSIVFCTFNTSLSIRDRLFLSWLSPRGIVAGSMASLFALRLKETGLEHASFLQSFTFSIIGVSVIIQGLTAGAVARFLKVKALTKNGWIIVGAHPFARNIANFITKTTQNVCLLVDLNQDAILEAQREGFLAYSANALSIESIPAEWIPTIGNVMALTDNRHLNQLICQRWAEMVGKDHVFRWTSLYEEPDSGKNESVGKIVWGNLPKPSQLGYALKNREAVIVHSTLPGALKNIRNEAIPLLVRRDTEIILEPSRPDLEASSDVLLFKQWAHHLPFFLHPEHILRFHEGSAEFILTRMLATLSSGETILSAQAILKEILDREQTFPTILSNGVAVPHVMCRGLIEPICMIAQIPAGVLWPGESDSPCHLVFLLLSPFSNPEIHLTLLAEIAKLASSAEIVTDLLAIEPSEKVIQYFIDLER